The proteins below are encoded in one region of Clostridium pasteurianum DSM 525 = ATCC 6013:
- a CDS encoding metal-sensing transcriptional repressor, translating into MRKCMDVPKVQARLKRIEGQVRGISEMVDKDVPCEDVLVQINAAKSALHKVGQIILEGHLQHCVREGIEHGDAEKTIAEFAKAVEHFSRMG; encoded by the coding sequence ATGAGAAAATGTATGGATGTTCCAAAAGTACAAGCGAGATTAAAAAGAATTGAGGGACAGGTACGAGGAATTTCTGAAATGGTAGATAAAGATGTTCCCTGCGAAGATGTTTTAGTACAGATTAATGCTGCAAAATCTGCTTTACATAAAGTTGGACAAATAATTTTAGAGGGACATTTACAGCATTGTGTTCGAGAAGGAATCGAACATGGCGATGCAGAAAAAACTATTGCAGAATTTGCAAAGGCAGTAGAACATTTTTCGCGTATGGGATAA